The following are encoded together in the Pseudomonas sp. IB20 genome:
- a CDS encoding ATP-binding protein: MIAIPRPLRLTFYSLLIIAGAVLAAALATRHAERQALVDDAARANQQLALYANSLHTLIERYRALPAVLALDSEMINALKGPLSDTTQDLLNRKLERINSAAQSSTLELMDRTGLAVAASNWNLPSSYVGHNYAFRPYFSQTLSQGTGRFYAVGVTTGIPGYFLSSAMVDEHEQFLGAMVVKLEFPELEREWAQGNDLLLVSDARGIVFIANQPGWRYRNLRPLSASDLADLKATRQYDKKQLQPLDTQTLQRFDENSHLMRVNGPDGSANYIWESLPLKAEGWTLHLLRKPQFAFEDQRNAGLAAAGSWLALVFLVLFLTQRWRLARLRQRSREELERLVEERTQALRTAQDGLVQSAKLAALGQMSAALAHEINQPLTAQRMQLATLRLLLDHGRVDDAYKALTPLDDMLTRMAALTGHLKTFARKSPSGLREKLDLATVVDQSLHLLDARLRDETIGVVLDLTRPAWVRGDAIRLEQVLINLLRNALDAMADKPRKRLEIRLHADQQLWQLTVSDSGGGIAEEHLNSVFDPFFTTKPVGDGLGLGLAVSYAIVHELGGRLLAGNRGDGAVFTLTLPIALETPDLC; encoded by the coding sequence ATGATCGCGATCCCACGCCCCCTGCGCCTGACCTTCTACTCCCTGTTGATCATCGCCGGTGCGGTGCTGGCCGCTGCCTTGGCCACACGCCATGCCGAACGCCAAGCCTTGGTAGACGACGCCGCCCGCGCCAATCAACAGCTGGCGCTGTACGCCAACTCCCTGCACACCCTGATCGAACGCTACCGCGCCCTGCCCGCCGTACTGGCGCTGGACTCGGAAATGATCAACGCGTTGAAAGGCCCGTTGAGCGACACCACCCAAGACCTGCTCAACCGCAAACTGGAGCGCATCAACAGTGCTGCGCAGTCCTCCACCCTGGAGCTGATGGACCGCACCGGCCTGGCCGTGGCCGCCAGCAACTGGAACCTGCCGAGCAGTTATGTCGGGCACAACTACGCATTTCGCCCCTATTTCAGCCAGACCTTGAGCCAGGGCACCGGGCGTTTTTATGCGGTGGGCGTGACCACCGGGATCCCGGGTTACTTCCTCTCCAGCGCAATGGTCGATGAACATGAACAGTTCCTCGGCGCCATGGTCGTGAAGCTCGAATTCCCCGAACTTGAGCGCGAGTGGGCCCAGGGCAACGACCTGCTGCTGGTCAGCGATGCGCGCGGCATCGTGTTTATCGCCAACCAGCCAGGCTGGCGTTACCGCAACCTGCGCCCGCTGTCGGCCAGTGACCTCGCCGACCTCAAGGCCACACGCCAATACGACAAAAAACAATTGCAGCCGCTGGACACGCAAACGTTGCAGCGCTTTGACGAAAACAGCCACCTGATGCGCGTCAACGGTCCCGACGGCAGCGCCAATTACATCTGGGAATCGCTGCCGCTGAAGGCCGAAGGCTGGACCTTGCACCTGCTGCGCAAACCGCAGTTCGCCTTTGAAGACCAGCGCAATGCCGGCCTCGCCGCTGCCGGTTCCTGGCTGGCGCTGGTGTTCCTGGTGCTGTTCCTGACCCAACGCTGGCGCCTGGCCCGTTTGCGCCAACGCAGCCGCGAAGAACTTGAACGGCTTGTGGAGGAGCGCACCCAGGCGCTGCGTACGGCCCAGGATGGGTTGGTGCAATCGGCCAAACTGGCGGCATTGGGGCAGATGTCCGCCGCCCTCGCCCATGAGATCAACCAGCCACTGACCGCCCAACGCATGCAGTTGGCGACCCTGCGCCTGCTGCTGGACCACGGCCGTGTGGACGATGCCTACAAGGCCCTCACGCCGCTGGACGACATGCTCACGCGCATGGCCGCACTCACCGGCCACCTCAAGACCTTCGCGCGCAAAAGCCCCAGCGGCCTGCGCGAAAAGCTGGACCTGGCCACCGTGGTCGATCAATCCCTGCACTTGCTCGACGCGCGCCTGCGCGACGAAACCATCGGCGTGGTGCTGGACCTGACCCGCCCGGCCTGGGTGCGCGGCGATGCCATCCGCCTGGAACAGGTGCTGATCAACCTGCTGCGCAACGCCCTCGACGCGATGGCCGACAAGCCGCGCAAACGCCTGGAAATCCGCCTGCACGCCGATCAGCAACTGTGGCAGTTGACCGTCAGCGACAGCGGCGGCGGGATTGCCGAGGAACACTTGAACAGCGTGTTCGACCCGTTTTTTACCACCAAACCCGTGGGCGACGGCCTCGGCCTTGGGTTGGCGGTGTCCTACGCTATCGTCCACGAACTGGGCGGGCGCTTGCTCGCCGGCAACCGTGGCGACGGCGCAGTATTTACCTTGACCTTGCCGATTGCGCTGGAGACGCCCGACCTATGTTGA
- a CDS encoding response regulator has translation MSVISKSILLVDDDQEIRELLQTYLSRAGFQVRGVPDGAGFRQAMNEAPCDLVILDVMLPDEDGFSLCRWIRQHPRQAQVPIIMLTASSDETDRVIGLELGADDYIGKPFSPRELQARIKALLRRAQFGQERGSGGDVWVFDEWRLDMVSHRLFHVDGEEVILSGADFALLKLFLDHPQQILDRDTIGNATRGRDLMPLDRIVDMAVSRLRQRLRDTEKPPRLIRTVRGSGYQLAASVVAGNAH, from the coding sequence GTGAGCGTAATCAGTAAATCGATTCTCCTCGTCGACGACGACCAGGAAATCCGCGAATTGCTGCAAACCTACCTCAGTCGCGCCGGCTTCCAGGTGCGTGGCGTGCCGGATGGCGCGGGGTTCCGCCAGGCGATGAACGAGGCGCCGTGCGACCTGGTCATCCTCGATGTGATGTTGCCCGACGAAGACGGTTTCAGCCTCTGCCGCTGGATTCGCCAGCACCCGCGCCAGGCGCAGGTGCCGATCATCATGCTCACCGCCAGCTCCGACGAAACCGACCGCGTGATCGGCCTGGAACTGGGTGCCGACGACTACATCGGCAAGCCGTTCAGCCCTCGCGAGCTGCAAGCGCGAATCAAAGCCCTGTTGCGCCGTGCCCAGTTCGGCCAGGAGCGCGGCAGCGGTGGCGATGTGTGGGTGTTTGATGAATGGCGCCTGGACATGGTCAGCCATCGTTTGTTTCACGTCGACGGCGAAGAGGTGATTCTCTCCGGCGCCGACTTTGCCCTGCTCAAATTGTTTCTCGACCACCCGCAACAAATTCTCGACCGCGACACCATCGGCAACGCCACCCGTGGCCGCGACCTGATGCCGCTGGACCGCATCGTCGACATGGCCGTCAGCCGCCTGCGCCAACGCCTGCGCGATACCGAAAAACCGCCACGGCTGATCCGCACCGTGCGTGGCAGCGGTTATCAGTTGGCAGCCAGCGTGGTTGCCGGCAATGCCCACTGA
- a CDS encoding antibiotic biosynthesis monooxygenase family protein — translation MSTPIPASHMAFIRARTGCSTELGARLSSLIEPGRQAQGCLQFSLQHSQVDPDVWLVSGFWSSEQAMSAYFNSPALMIFTELLNDRVLRSMDFQTFTDASAAHAYGEYLQLAG, via the coding sequence ATGTCCACCCCCATTCCCGCGAGCCATATGGCCTTTATCCGCGCCCGTACCGGGTGCAGCACCGAACTCGGTGCACGCTTGAGCAGTTTGATCGAACCGGGCCGTCAGGCTCAGGGTTGCCTGCAATTCTCGTTGCAGCACTCACAGGTCGACCCCGATGTATGGCTGGTTTCGGGCTTCTGGAGCAGCGAGCAGGCGATGAGCGCCTACTTCAATTCTCCCGCCCTGATGATCTTTACCGAGCTGTTGAACGACAGGGTGTTGCGCAGCATGGACTTCCAGACCTTTACCGATGCATCCGCTGCGCATGCCTATGGCGAGTACCTGCAACTGGCCGGCTAG
- a CDS encoding AraC family transcriptional regulator, giving the protein MPSPEHKSIPLDAETEKQRAELASIVHRHTWEDGSYGTAITSLFLNRHNTPRDFMPVLVEPALCILASGSKEVRLADEIFAYDPLNYLVFSVAMPVAGRIIDATPEDPNLSVRINIDPAQLTALIAEAGPMGVPSRPTSRGMYVDCIDSQLLDAVLRLARLLDSPKDITMLAPLINREILYRLLRGPQGYRLYEIAVANSQSHRVSQAIKWLNSNYEQPLRIDDLAKEVNLSVSTLHHRFKAITAMSPLQYQKQLRLQEARRLMIAEGLEASAAGYRVGYESPSQFSREYSRLFGAPPLRDLARLRQSI; this is encoded by the coding sequence ATGCCGTCGCCGGAACATAAGTCCATTCCCCTCGATGCCGAGACGGAAAAACAGCGCGCCGAACTGGCCAGCATCGTGCATCGGCATACCTGGGAAGACGGCTCCTACGGCACCGCAATCACCTCACTGTTCCTCAACCGCCATAACACGCCACGCGACTTCATGCCGGTGCTGGTGGAGCCCGCGCTGTGCATCCTCGCCAGCGGCAGCAAGGAAGTGCGCCTGGCCGACGAAATCTTTGCCTACGACCCGCTTAACTATTTGGTGTTCTCGGTCGCCATGCCGGTGGCCGGGCGGATCATCGACGCCACCCCCGAAGACCCGAACCTGTCGGTGCGCATCAACATCGACCCCGCGCAGCTGACGGCGCTGATCGCCGAGGCCGGCCCGATGGGCGTGCCCTCGCGCCCGACATCGCGCGGCATGTACGTCGATTGCATCGACTCCCAACTGCTCGACGCGGTGCTGCGCCTGGCGCGCCTGCTGGACAGCCCCAAAGACATCACGATGCTCGCGCCGTTGATCAACCGCGAGATTCTTTATCGTTTGCTGCGTGGGCCGCAGGGCTATCGGCTGTATGAAATCGCCGTGGCCAACAGTCAGAGCCATCGCGTGAGCCAGGCGATCAAGTGGTTGAACAGCAACTATGAACAACCGCTGCGCATTGATGACCTGGCCAAGGAAGTGAACCTCAGCGTCTCGACCTTGCACCACCGCTTCAAGGCGATCACCGCCATGAGCCCGCTGCAATACCAGAAGCAGTTGCGCTTGCAGGAGGCGCGGCGGCTGATGATTGCCGAAGGCCTGGAGGCTTCGGCGGCGGGGTATCGGGTGGGGTATGAAAGCCCGTCGCAGTTCAGCCGGGAGTACAGCCGGTTGTTTGGGGCGCCGCCGCTGCGGGATCTGGCCAGACTGCGCCAAAGTATCTGA
- a CDS encoding sigma-54-dependent transcriptional regulator: MLNAVIVVDDEASIRTAVEQWLSLSGFAVQLFSRAEECLAQLPKDFPGVILSDVRMPGLSGLELLAEVQRRDADLPVILLTGHGDVPMAVEAMRDGAYDFLEKPFSPDALLNSLRRALDKRGLILENRRLHQQADHRAQLESSLLGVSRGLQNLRRQVLDLASLPVNVLIRGETGSGKELVARCLHDFGPRAKKPFVALNCAAIPEQLFEAELFGHESGAFTGAQGKRIGKLEYAHGGTLFLDEIESMPLAQQVKLLRVLQEQKLERLGSNQSIHVDLRIIAATKPDLLEEARAGRFREDLAYRLNVAQLRLPPLRERREDIPLLFDHFAHSAAERLGRSAEPLSGAQLGRLLSHDWPGNVRELANVAERQVLGLGEPEPEGIEAGQSLAAQQEAFEAHCLKAALVRHKGDIKAVLAELQLPRRTFNEKMQRHGLVRDTFL, encoded by the coding sequence ATGTTGAACGCAGTGATTGTGGTCGATGACGAAGCCAGCATTCGCACGGCCGTCGAACAATGGTTGAGCCTGTCGGGGTTTGCGGTGCAGTTGTTCAGCCGCGCCGAAGAGTGCCTGGCGCAACTGCCCAAGGACTTTCCCGGAGTGATCTTGAGCGACGTGCGCATGCCCGGGCTCAGCGGCCTGGAGCTGCTGGCCGAAGTGCAACGCCGCGATGCCGACTTGCCAGTGATCTTGCTGACCGGCCACGGCGATGTGCCGATGGCGGTGGAAGCCATGCGCGACGGCGCCTACGACTTTCTGGAAAAACCCTTCAGCCCCGACGCCTTGCTCAACAGCCTGCGCCGCGCCTTGGACAAACGCGGGCTGATCCTGGAAAACCGTCGCTTGCATCAACAGGCCGACCATCGCGCGCAACTGGAATCCAGCCTGCTGGGCGTGTCCCGCGGTTTGCAGAATTTGCGCCGCCAGGTGCTCGACTTGGCCAGTTTGCCGGTCAATGTGTTGATCCGTGGCGAGACCGGCAGTGGTAAAGAGCTGGTCGCGCGCTGCCTGCATGATTTCGGCCCGCGCGCGAAAAAGCCATTTGTAGCGCTCAACTGCGCCGCCATCCCCGAGCAACTGTTTGAGGCCGAATTGTTCGGCCACGAAAGTGGCGCGTTCACCGGCGCCCAGGGCAAGCGCATCGGCAAATTGGAATACGCCCACGGCGGCACGCTGTTCCTGGATGAAATCGAAAGCATGCCCTTGGCGCAGCAAGTGAAACTGCTGCGTGTGTTGCAGGAGCAAAAGCTGGAGCGGTTGGGCTCGAACCAAAGCATTCACGTGGACCTGCGCATCATCGCTGCCACCAAGCCGGACCTGCTGGAAGAGGCCCGCGCCGGAAGGTTTCGCGAGGATTTGGCGTATCGCTTGAACGTCGCGCAACTGCGCCTGCCGCCGTTGCGCGAACGCCGCGAAGATATTCCGCTGCTGTTCGACCACTTTGCCCACAGCGCCGCCGAGCGGCTGGGGCGTAGCGCCGAACCCTTGAGCGGCGCGCAACTGGGGCGGCTGCTCAGCCATGATTGGCCGGGCAACGTGCGTGAGCTGGCTAACGTTGCCGAACGCCAAGTGCTGGGCCTGGGTGAGCCGGAGCCGGAAGGTATCGAGGCGGGGCAATCGTTGGCGGCGCAGCAGGAGGCCTTTGAAGCGCACTGCCTGAAAGCGGCGCTGGTTCGGCATAAGGGTGATATCAAGGCGGTGTTGGCCGAGTTGCAACTGCCGCGGCGAACCTTCAATGAAAAGATGCAGCGCCATGGGTTGGTGCGGGATACGTTTCTGTAG
- a CDS encoding glucokinase, translated as MKLALVGDIGGTNARFALWQDQALHSIRVHATADHHSPEEAIKVYLKEEGLDIGAIGAVCLSVAGPVSGDEFKFTNNHWRLSKTAFCKTLQVDELLLINDFSAMALGMTRLKPDEFRVVCEGTPEPLRPAVVIGPGTGLGVGTLLDLGGGRFAALPGEGGHVDLPLSSPRETQLWQHIYAEIGHVSAETALSGGGLPRVYRAICAVDGHTPVLDTPEAITAAGLAGDPVAMEVLNQFSVWLGRVAGNNVLTTGGRGGVYIVGGVIPRFADFFINSGFAKSFGDKGCMSDYFKGIPVWLVTAPYSGLTGAGVALEQAFA; from the coding sequence GTGAAGCTAGCGCTGGTCGGTGACATCGGGGGTACCAACGCCCGTTTTGCGTTGTGGCAGGATCAGGCGCTGCATTCGATCCGCGTGCACGCCACGGCGGATCACCACAGCCCTGAGGAGGCCATCAAGGTCTACCTCAAGGAAGAAGGCCTGGACATCGGCGCCATCGGCGCGGTGTGCCTGTCAGTCGCGGGGCCTGTGAGTGGCGATGAATTTAAATTCACCAACAATCACTGGCGCCTGAGCAAAACGGCATTCTGCAAAACCTTGCAGGTCGATGAGCTGCTGCTGATCAATGACTTCTCGGCCATGGCCCTGGGCATGACCCGCCTCAAGCCCGACGAATTTCGCGTGGTGTGCGAAGGCACGCCGGAACCGTTGCGCCCAGCCGTGGTGATCGGCCCGGGCACCGGCCTGGGTGTCGGCACCTTGTTGGATTTGGGGGGCGGGCGCTTCGCTGCGTTGCCGGGGGAGGGCGGGCATGTCGACCTGCCGCTGAGCAGCCCGCGTGAAACCCAGCTGTGGCAGCACATCTACGCTGAGATCGGCCACGTCAGCGCCGAAACGGCCTTGAGCGGTGGCGGCTTGCCGCGCGTGTACCGCGCCATTTGTGCGGTTGACGGGCATACACCGGTGCTGGACACGCCCGAAGCCATTACGGCAGCCGGCCTGGCCGGCGACCCGGTGGCAATGGAAGTGTTAAACCAGTTCAGCGTTTGGCTGGGCCGCGTCGCGGGGAACAACGTGCTGACCACCGGTGGACGCGGTGGCGTGTACATCGTGGGCGGGGTGATTCCACGGTTTGCCGACTTCTTTATCAACAGCGGTTTTGCCAAGAGTTTCGGCGACAAGGGCTGCATGAGCGACTACTTCAAAGGCATTCCGGTGTGGTTGGTGACCGCGCCGTATTCCGGGTTGACCGGGGCTGGAGTTGCACTGGAGCAGGCTTTTGCGTAG
- a CDS encoding flavin reductase family protein codes for MSDDIHFYEPANGHGLPHDPFNAIVGPRPIGWISSHDREGRLNLAPYSFFNAFNYIPPIIGFSSVGRKDSLNNIEQTGEFVWNLATRPLAEQMNQSCAAVSPDVNEFELSGLTPVASKIVGVPRVGESPVSFECKVTQIIQLQRADKELVPSWLVLGEVVAVHIAKWLLKDGVYDTAAAEPILRGGGPADYFQLGPEALFKMYRPR; via the coding sequence ATGTCTGACGATATCCATTTCTACGAGCCCGCCAACGGCCACGGCCTGCCCCACGACCCGTTCAACGCCATCGTCGGCCCTCGGCCGATCGGCTGGATTTCCTCCCACGACCGCGAAGGCCGCCTGAACCTGGCGCCCTACAGTTTCTTCAATGCGTTCAACTACATTCCACCGATCATTGGGTTTTCCAGCGTCGGGCGCAAAGACAGCCTGAACAATATCGAGCAGACCGGCGAGTTTGTGTGGAACCTGGCCACCCGCCCACTGGCCGAGCAGATGAACCAGAGTTGCGCGGCGGTATCGCCGGATGTGAATGAGTTCGAGCTGTCCGGCCTGACGCCGGTGGCGTCGAAAATCGTCGGCGTGCCGCGCGTGGGCGAAAGCCCGGTGTCGTTCGAGTGCAAGGTGACGCAGATCATTCAGCTGCAGCGCGCCGACAAAGAGTTGGTACCGAGCTGGCTGGTACTGGGCGAAGTGGTCGCGGTGCACATTGCCAAGTGGCTGCTTAAGGATGGGGTCTACGACACCGCCGCCGCGGAGCCGATCTTGCGCGGTGGTGGGCCGGCGGATTACTTCCAGTTGGGGCCGGAGGCGTTGTTCAAGATGTATCGCCCTCGCTGA
- a CDS encoding COG4705 family protein, with amino-acid sequence MNKLPQITLAFWVMKICATTLGETAGDLLSMTLNVGYAISSMILISVFLVTLVTQLWSKTYNPVLYWIVILSTSTAGTTMSDFMDRTLGLGYATGSMILIVILMIIFAVWHLSGDSLNVNKVQTLRGELFYWMAILFSNTLGTALGDFLADDSGLGFAGGALLIGSAIAVVVALKYFTQLSSVLLFWVAFVLTRPFGATLGDFLTKPHEKGGLDFGTIGSSAVLAGVLVVMIAGASYAQRRYGRAALADVS; translated from the coding sequence ATGAACAAACTTCCTCAGATCACCCTGGCGTTCTGGGTCATGAAAATCTGCGCAACTACCCTGGGCGAAACCGCCGGGGATTTGTTGTCGATGACCCTGAACGTTGGCTACGCCATCAGCTCGATGATCCTGATCAGCGTGTTTCTCGTCACCCTGGTGACGCAACTCTGGTCGAAAACCTACAACCCGGTGCTGTACTGGATCGTGATTTTGTCCACCAGCACGGCCGGCACCACGATGTCGGACTTTATGGACCGTACGCTGGGCCTGGGGTATGCCACGGGGTCGATGATCCTGATCGTGATCCTGATGATCATCTTTGCCGTGTGGCACCTCAGCGGCGATTCGCTGAATGTGAACAAGGTGCAGACCTTGCGGGGTGAGTTGTTTTACTGGATGGCGATTCTGTTCTCCAACACCTTGGGCACCGCGTTGGGCGACTTCCTGGCGGACGATTCCGGGCTGGGCTTTGCTGGCGGCGCCTTGCTGATCGGCTCGGCCATTGCGGTGGTGGTGGCACTCAAATACTTCACTCAACTGTCGTCGGTGCTGTTGTTCTGGGTGGCGTTTGTGCTGACGCGACCGTTTGGCGCGACCCTGGGCGATTTCCTCACCAAGCCCCATGAAAAGGGCGGGCTGGATTTCGGCACCATTGGTTCATCGGCGGTGTTGGCGGGCGTGTTGGTGGTGATGATTGCCGGCGCGTCGTATGCGCAGCGTCGGTATGGGCGCGCCGCATTAGCGGACGTGTCCTGA
- a CDS encoding MFS transporter, whose product MDNSNTLPLGSVAAPAKERTTSSRIKSIFSGSVGNMVEWYDWYVYAAFSLYFAKAFFPAGSSTAQLMNTAAIFAVGFIMRPIGGWLMGLYADYKGRKAALMASVLLMCFGSLLIALTPGYDTIGIGAPILLVFARLLQGLSVGGEYGTSATYLSEMATKERRGFFSSFQYVTLISGQLIALAVLIVLQQTLTTEQLYAWGWRIPFAIGALCAVVALFLRRGMEETESFTKKEKAKESAMRTLMRHPKEVLTVVGLTMGGTLAFYTYTTYMQKYLVNTVGMSISDSTTISAATLFLFMCLQPLVGGLSDKVGRRPILIAFGILGTLFTVPILTTLHTIQSWWGAFFLIMAALIIVSGYTSINAVVKAELFPTEIRALGVGLPYALTVSIFGGTAEYIALWFKSIGMETGYYWYVTACIAVSLVVYVTMKDTRKHSRITTD is encoded by the coding sequence ATGGATAACTCCAACACCTTGCCTCTGGGGTCGGTGGCTGCGCCGGCAAAAGAACGCACGACGTCCAGCCGGATCAAATCGATCTTCAGCGGCTCCGTCGGCAACATGGTCGAGTGGTATGACTGGTACGTCTACGCCGCCTTCTCGCTGTACTTCGCCAAAGCCTTCTTCCCCGCCGGCTCCTCAACCGCCCAGTTGATGAACACCGCCGCCATCTTCGCCGTGGGTTTCATCATGCGCCCGATCGGTGGCTGGCTGATGGGCCTCTACGCTGACTACAAGGGCCGCAAGGCCGCGCTGATGGCCTCGGTATTGCTGATGTGCTTCGGCTCGCTGCTGATCGCGTTGACCCCGGGTTACGACACCATCGGCATCGGCGCACCGATCCTGCTGGTGTTCGCACGCCTGCTGCAAGGCCTGTCGGTCGGCGGCGAGTACGGCACCTCGGCCACCTACTTGAGTGAAATGGCGACCAAGGAACGTCGCGGTTTCTTCTCCAGCTTCCAGTACGTGACCCTGATCTCCGGCCAACTCATCGCCCTGGCCGTATTGATCGTGCTGCAACAAACCCTGACCACCGAGCAGCTGTATGCCTGGGGCTGGCGCATCCCGTTCGCCATCGGCGCGCTGTGCGCAGTGGTCGCGCTGTTCCTGCGTCGTGGCATGGAAGAAACCGAGTCGTTCACCAAAAAGGAAAAAGCCAAGGAAAGCGCGATGCGCACCTTGATGCGCCACCCCAAGGAAGTGTTGACGGTGGTCGGCCTGACCATGGGCGGCACCCTGGCGTTCTACACCTACACCACTTACATGCAGAAATACCTGGTGAACACCGTCGGCATGAGCATCTCCGACTCCACCACCATTTCAGCCGCCACGCTGTTTCTGTTCATGTGCCTGCAACCCCTGGTCGGCGGGCTCTCCGACAAAGTCGGCCGTCGCCCGATCCTGATCGCCTTCGGCATACTCGGTACGCTGTTCACCGTGCCAATTCTCACCACCCTGCACACCATCCAAAGCTGGTGGGGCGCGTTCTTCCTGATCATGGCGGCGCTGATCATCGTCAGCGGCTACACCTCGATCAACGCGGTGGTGAAAGCCGAGCTGTTCCCTACGGAGATTCGCGCCCTGGGCGTGGGCCTGCCGTATGCGCTGACCGTGTCGATCTTCGGCGGTACCGCTGAATACATCGCACTGTGGTTCAAGAGCATTGGCATGGAAACCGGTTACTACTGGTATGTAACGGCATGTATTGCGGTGTCGCTGGTGGTTTACGTGACCATGAAGGACACGCGCAAGCACTCGCGGATTACTACGGACTAA
- a CDS encoding ATP-binding protein, with the protein MPRSLLGRMLLLTLLAVLFAQALSSVIWVSQLRATQLEGLVTSARSLAHSMTASVSYFRSLPVAYRPLVLDQLRSMGGTRFVVTLNDRPLDMQILPQTPRKQAVLQAVDEVLRQTLGGDVHISVEFVSAEDLRIFNAGLKLDELPRSWAHYALTLEPVNPPVLVTQIQLAPGEWLYIASLLPEPYTSLEEQGLPSQQVWFIVLTSGFLLLFIGLLVHWQSRPLKRLALAARDMSLGADVEPVAEGGGSEVVEVGRAFNAMRERISRYLTERSQLFSAISHDLRTPITRLRLRVELLEDENLQTKFGRDLDELELLVKGALQCVKDTDIHENIEPVDLNHVLDCLVEPYLAPNGNGRITQDGRALAPYAGKPLALKRCIGNLIDNALKYGQNAHLHIEDDGAEFILHVDDEGPGVPEQRLEQVFEPHFRLAGQQQGYGLGLGIARNIAHSHGGEVSLQNLREGGLRVTLRLPRTLD; encoded by the coding sequence GTGCCGCGCTCGCTGCTGGGGCGCATGCTCCTGCTGACCTTGCTCGCGGTGCTGTTCGCCCAGGCGCTGTCCAGCGTGATCTGGGTCTCGCAATTGCGTGCCACCCAGCTCGAAGGCCTGGTCACCAGCGCCCGCAGCTTGGCGCACTCGATGACGGCCAGCGTGAGTTATTTCCGTTCGCTGCCCGTGGCCTATCGCCCGCTGGTGCTGGATCAGTTGCGCAGCATGGGCGGCACGCGTTTTGTGGTGACCCTCAACGACCGACCTTTGGATATGCAGATATTGCCGCAGACCCCGCGCAAACAGGCGGTGCTGCAAGCGGTAGACGAAGTGTTGCGCCAGACCCTGGGCGGCGATGTGCATATCTCGGTGGAGTTCGTCAGTGCCGAGGACCTGCGTATTTTCAACGCCGGTTTGAAACTCGATGAACTGCCGCGCTCCTGGGCGCATTACGCGCTGACCCTGGAGCCGGTGAACCCGCCGGTGCTGGTCACCCAGATCCAGCTGGCGCCGGGCGAATGGCTGTACATCGCCTCACTGTTGCCCGAGCCCTACACCAGCCTTGAAGAACAAGGCCTGCCCTCGCAACAGGTGTGGTTCATCGTGCTGACCAGCGGCTTCCTGTTGTTGTTTATTGGCCTGTTGGTGCACTGGCAGAGCCGGCCACTCAAGCGCCTGGCGCTGGCGGCGCGGGATATGTCACTCGGCGCGGACGTGGAGCCGGTGGCCGAAGGCGGCGGCAGTGAAGTGGTGGAAGTGGGCCGTGCGTTCAATGCCATGCGCGAGCGCATCAGCCGTTACTTGACCGAGCGCAGCCAATTGTTCAGCGCGATTTCCCACGACTTGCGCACACCGATTACCCGCCTGCGCCTGCGCGTGGAACTGCTCGAAGACGAGAACCTGCAAACCAAATTCGGCCGCGATCTGGATGAACTGGAGTTGCTGGTGAAGGGCGCGCTGCAATGCGTGAAAGACACCGACATCCACGAAAACATCGAGCCGGTCGACCTCAATCACGTGCTTGACTGCCTGGTGGAACCGTACCTGGCGCCCAATGGTAATGGCCGCATCACTCAGGACGGTCGAGCATTGGCGCCGTATGCGGGCAAGCCGCTGGCGCTCAAGCGTTGCATCGGTAACCTGATCGACAACGCGTTGAAGTATGGGCAGAACGCGCATTTGCACATCGAAGACGATGGCGCGGAATTTATCCTGCACGTGGATGACGAAGGGCCTGGCGTACCGGAGCAGCGCCTGGAGCAAGTCTTTGAGCCGCACTTTCGGTTGGCTGGGCAGCAGCAGGGTTATGGGTTGGGGTTGGGCATTGCGCGCAACATTGCCCACAGCCATGGTGGTGAAGTGAGTTTGCAGAACCTGCGTGAGGGTGGTTTGCGAGTGACGCTGCGGTTGCCCCGGACCCTGGACTAA